The following coding sequences lie in one Apium graveolens cultivar Ventura chromosome 1, ASM990537v1, whole genome shotgun sequence genomic window:
- the LOC141710660 gene encoding putative F-box/FBD/LRR-repeat protein At4g13965, with protein MNQRPKIAKHDEGDRLSSLPDDILHQILSFLGTRQAVQTSVLSKRWRHVWTTTSSLTFDWYDQLFPYTHSGIIKFMEHVLSNRNHETPVSCFKLFAVYRFPPSFLRRLIRYPIDHNVVEVDIDLEFHRYQPFNLSTFSSNTTQRLKLRAPVDFGDSSGSDRVWVLPVLKTLHLICPPHIYNYKLPVSCLICLPALTTLCLDGVQLPESLSSMSLPALTTLSLKRCNLPQEVWDFPDLLNLELDDVPLPQNITHFFSALVSVRDVKLYFTTRFIPYFTISCPQLACLKIGKCIYKTMGYKPVRNKATWENKSVAYRHFINMLSKLSSAKILTLDSAIIQEFFVEAVFYREYTPSPFRKLKYVKLSPGYKETFIMPVKFKTYLLGGNPGATIVKALPQMLLVSDSSG; from the exons ATGAACCAGAGGCCGAAGATAGCAAAGCACGATGAAGGGGACAGGCTCAGCAGCTTACCTGACGATATACTTCATCAGATTCTCTCATTTCTTGGCACTCGACAAGCAGTTCAAACTAGCGTTCTCTCGAAACGATGGAGGCATGTATGGACAACTACCTCTTCCCTCACTTTTGATTGGTATGACCAACTTTTCCCATACACACATTCTGGTATCATCAAATTTATGGAACATGTTTTGTCCAATCGAAACCATGAAACTCCTGTTTCTTGTTTCAAGTTGTTTGCGGTTTATCGGTTTCCGCCAAGTTTCTTGAGAAGGTTGATTAGGTACCCAATTGACCATAATGTTGTGGAGGTTGATATTGATTTAGAGTTTCATCGTTACCAGCCGTTTAATTTGTCTACATTTAGTTCTAACACCACACAGAGACTAAAGTTAAGGGCGCCTGTTGATTTCGGTGATTCATCAGGATCAGATCGTGTATGGGTGTTACCcgttttgaaaactttgcatttGATATGCCCTCCCCATATCTACAACTACAAGTTACCTGTTTCTTGTCTGATATGCTTGCCTGCTTTAACAACTCTGTGTCTTGATGGTGTCCAGTTGCCCGAGTCGTTGTCATCTATGAGCTTGCCTGCGCTGACAACTCTCAGTTTGAAAAGGTGCAATTTGCCCCAAGAAGTTTGGGATTTTCCAGATTTATTAAATTTAGAACTGGATGATGTACCTTTACCTCAGAATATCACTCATTTCTTCTCTGCACTTGTTAGTGTGCGGGATGTCAAGTTATATTTCACAACAAGGTTCATACCCTATTTCACTATATCTTGTCCTCAATTAGCGTGCCTAAAGATCG GAAAATGTATCTATAAAACTATGGGATACAAACCAGTACGCAATAAGGCGACTTGGGAAAATAAGAGTGTAGCTTATCGTCATTTCATAAATATGTTATCGAAATTGAGTAGTGCCAAGATCCTTACTCTCGACTCTGCTATCATTCAg gaattttttgtGGAAGCTGTCTTTTATCGTGAATACACGCCTTCTCCGTTCAGAAAGTTGAAGTATGTGAAGCTATCACCGGGATATAAAGAAACTTTTATAATGCCTGTTAAATTCAAAACGTACTTACTTGGTGGCAATCCTGGAGCAACTATTGTCAAAGCATTGCCTCAG ATGTTGCTTGTTTCAGACAGTAGCGGCTAG
- the LOC141710648 gene encoding major strawberry allergen Fra a 1.08-like has translation MGIFTFTDELTSAVAPARIFKASIVDSHNLIPKLLPHAVKSIELLKGDGGAGSIKQINFAEGSKIRYLKHQIDDLNEENYVYNYTLIEGEGMMDKIDKISYEVKFEASCAGGTICKMTTEVYAKNNFELKEDEINDGKKKVMGMYKNNFELKEDEINDAYV, from the exons ATGGGTATCTTTACATTTACAGATGAGCTCACATCTGCGGTTGCTCCCGCGAGAATATTCAAGGCTTCAATAGTTGACTCCCACAATTTAATTCCAAAACTATTACCACATGCTGTTAAGAGTATTGAACTCCTGAAAGGAGATGGGGGAGCAGGAAGCATTAAACAGATCAACTTTGCTGAAG GAAGCAAAATTAGGTACTTAAAGCACCAGATCGACGACCTCAATGAAGAAAATTATGTGTATAACTACACTTTGATTGAAGGAGAGGGAATGATGGACAAGATTGACAAAATATCGTACGAGGTAAAGTTTGAAGCTTCATGTGCTGGGGGAACCATCTGCAAAATGACGACCGAAGTTTATGCCAAGAACAATTTTGAGCTAAAGGAGGATGAAATAAATGATGGGAAAAAGAAGGTAATGGGAATGTACAAGAACAATTTTGAGCTAAAGGAGGATGAAATAAATGATGCCTATGTGTAG